Proteins encoded together in one Acanthopagrus latus isolate v.2019 chromosome 19, fAcaLat1.1, whole genome shotgun sequence window:
- the LOC119008311 gene encoding extensin-like isoform X1 yields MGFLSRVLLLSLLAVGRLQANASSAESADKFGQNEVPDVGYQPGSSSFNIGDPSSWSTGSLGGGSTSSATEVADSSGPLQPQVPSYQEPQMPQQPLPQMPQQPLPQMPQQPSYPQKQPLPQMPQQPSYPQKQPLPQMPQQPSYPQKQPLPQMPQQPSYPQKQPLPQVPQQPSYPQAPQQPLPQMPQQPSYPQKQPPQMPQAPQQPSYPQKQPPQMPSYPQKQPPQMPSYPQKQPPQMPSYPQKQPPQMPSYPQKQPPQMPSYPQKQLLPQVPQQPSYPQKQLLPQMPQQPSYPQKQPLPQAPQQPLPQMPQQPSYPQKQAPQQPSYPQKQPPQMPSYPQKQPPQMPSYPQKQPPQMPSYPQKQLLPQVPQQPSYPAKQPQLQAPQQPSYPQMPQQPSYPQMPQQPSYPQMPQQPSYPQMPQQPSYPQMPQQPSYPQMPQQPSYPQMPQQPSYPQMPQQPSYPQMPQQPSYPQMPQQPSYPQQPLPQMPQKQPQLPLPQMPQQPSYPQKRLPQMPQQPSYPQKRLPQMPQQPSYPQKRLPQMPQQPSYPQQPLPQAPQQPSYPQKQPLPQAPQQPSYPQKQPLPQMPQQPSYPQKRLPQMPQQPSYPQKRLPQMPQQPSYPQQPLPQMPQQPSYPQKRPQLPLPQAPQQPSYPQKQPPQQLYQPKLFYKLPRLQAPKHFRFAPQQPRYPQKRLPQVPQQPRYPQKQPPQQLPYQAPRY; encoded by the exons ATGGGGTTTCTCTCAAG AGTGTTGCTGTTATCCTTACTAGCTGTTGGAAGATTACAAGCAAATG CTTCCAGTGCTGAATCTGCTGATAAGTTTGGACAGAATGAGGTGCCAGATGTAGGCTATCAACCAGGCTCAAGTAGCTTTAACATTGGCGATCCATCTTCATGGAGCACTGGATCACTTGGTGGTGGTTCAACCTCAAGTGCAACTGAG GTGGCAGACTCTAGTGGACCCCTTCAGCCTCAAGTGCCAAGTTACCAGGAGCCCCAGATGCCCCAGCAGCCACTTCCCCAGATGCCCCAGCAGCCACTTCCCCAGATGCCCCAGCAGCCTAGCTACCCACAGAAGCAGCCACTTCCCCAGATGCCCCAGCAGCCTAGCTACCCACAGAAGCAGCCACTTCCCCAGATGCCCCAGCAGCCTAGCTACCCACAGAAGCAGCCACTTCCCCAGATGCCCCAGCAGCCTAGCTATCCCCAGAAGCAGCCGCTTCCTCAGGTGCCCCAGCAGCCTAGCTATCCCCAGGCGCCTCAGCAGCCGCTTCCCCAGATGCCCCAGCAGCCTAGCTACCCACAGAAGCAACCCCCCCAGATGCCCCAGGCACCCCAGCAGCCTAGCTACCCACAGAAGCAACCACCCCAGATGCCTAGCTACCCACAGAAGCAACCACCCCAGATGCCTAGCTACCCACAGAAGCAACCACCCCAGATGCCTAGCTACCCACAGAAGCAACCACCCCAGATGCCTAGCTACCCACAGAAGCAACCACCCCAGATGCCTAGCTACCCACAGAAGCAGCTGCTTCCCCAGGTGCCCCAGCAGCCTAGCTACCCACAGAAGCAGCTGCTTCCCCAGATGCCCCAGCAGCCTAGCTATCCCCAGAAGCAGCCGCTTCCCCAGGCGCCTCAGCAGCCGCTTCCCCAGATGCCCCAGCAGCCTAGCTACCCACAGAAGCAGGCACCCCAGCAGCCTAGCTACCCACAGAAGCAACCACCCCAGATGCCTAGCTACCCACAGAAGCAACCACCCCAGATGCCTAGCTACCCACAGAAGCAACCACCCCAGATGCCTAGCTACCCACAGAAGCAGCTGCTTCCCCAGGTGCCCCAGCAGCCTAGCTACCCTGCCAAGCAGCCCCAACTGCAG GCGCCCCAGCAGCCTAGCTACCCCCAGATGCCCCAGCAGCCTAGCTACCCCCAGATGCCCCAGCAGCCTAGCTACCCCCAGATGCCCCAGCAGCCTAGCTACCCCCAGATGCCCCAGCAGCCTAGCTACCCCCAGATGCCCCAGCAGCCTAGCTACCCCCAGATGCCCCAGCAGCCTAGCTACCCCCAGATGCCCCAGCAGCCTAGCTACCCACAGATGCCTCAGCAGCCTAGCTACCCACAGATGCCTCAGCAGCCTAGCTACCCACAGATGCCTCAGCAGCCTAGCTACCCACAGCAGCCGCTTCCCCAGATGCCCCAGAAGCAGCCCCAACTGCCGCTTCCCCAG ATGCCCCAGCAGCCCAGCTACCCACAGAAGCGGCTTCCCCAGATGCCCCAGCAGCCCAGCTACCCACAGAAGCGGCTTCCCCAGATGCCCCAGCAGCCCAGCTACCCACAGAAGCGGCTTCCCCAGATGCCCCAGCAGCCTAGCTACCCCCAGCAGCCGCTTCCCCAGGCGCCCCAGCAGCCTAGCTACCCACAGAAGCAGCCGCTTCCCCAGGCGCCCCAGCAGCCCAGCTACCCACAGAAGCAGCCGCTTCCCCAGATGCCCCAGCAGCCCAGCTACCCACAGAAGCGGCTTCCCCAGATGCCCCAGCAGCCCAGCTACCCACAGAAGCGGCTTCCCCAGATGCCCCAGCAGCCTAGCTACCCCCAGCAGCCGCTTCCCCAGATGCCCCAGCAGCCTAGCTACCCACAGAAACGGCCCCAACTGCCGCTTCCCCAGGCGCCCCAGCAGCCCAGCTACCCCCAGAAGCAGCCGCCCCAGCAGCTCTACCAACCCAAGCTCTTCTACAAGCTGCCTAGATTGCAGGCACCCAAGCATTTCCGCTTTGCGCCCCAGCAGCCTAGATACCCACAGAAGCGCCTTCCCCAGGTGCCCCAGCAGCCTAGGTACCCACAGAAGCAGCCACCCCAGCAGCTGCCCTACCAGGCCCCAAG GTATTAA
- the LOC119008311 gene encoding protein PELPK1-like isoform X9 has protein sequence MGFLSRVLLLSLLAVGRLQANASSAESADKFGQNEVPDVGYQPGSSSFNIGDPSSWSTGSLGGGSTSSATEVADSSGPLQPQVPSYQEPQMPQQPLPQMPQQPLPQMPQQPSYPQKQPLPQMPQQPSYPQKQPLPQMPQQPSYPQKQPLPQMPQQPSYPQKQPLPQVPQQPSYPQAPQQPLPQMPQQPSYPQKQPPQMPQAPQQPSYPQKQPPQMPSYPQKQPPQMPSYPQKQPPQMPSYPQKQPPQMPSYPQKQPPQMPSYPQKQLLPQVPQQPSYPQKQLLPQMPQQPSYPQKQPLPQAPQQPLPQMPQQPSYPQKQAPQQPSYPQKQPPQMPSYPQKQPPQMPSYPQKQPPQMPSYPQKQLLPQMPQQPSYPQKRLPQMPQQPSYPQKRLPQMPQQPSYPQKRLPQMPQQPSYPQQPLPQAPQQPSYPQKQPLPQAPQQPSYPQKQPLPQMPQQPSYPQKRLPQMPQQPSYPQKRLPQMPQQPSYPQQPLPQMPQQPSYPQKRPQLPLPQAPQQPSYPQKQPPQQLYQPKLFYKLPRLQAPKHFRFAPQQPRYPQKRLPQVPQQPRYPQKQPPQQLPYQAPRY, from the exons ATGGGGTTTCTCTCAAG AGTGTTGCTGTTATCCTTACTAGCTGTTGGAAGATTACAAGCAAATG CTTCCAGTGCTGAATCTGCTGATAAGTTTGGACAGAATGAGGTGCCAGATGTAGGCTATCAACCAGGCTCAAGTAGCTTTAACATTGGCGATCCATCTTCATGGAGCACTGGATCACTTGGTGGTGGTTCAACCTCAAGTGCAACTGAG GTGGCAGACTCTAGTGGACCCCTTCAGCCTCAAGTGCCAAGTTACCAGGAGCCCCAGATGCCCCAGCAGCCACTTCCCCAGATGCCCCAGCAGCCACTTCCCCAGATGCCCCAGCAGCCTAGCTACCCACAGAAGCAGCCACTTCCCCAGATGCCCCAGCAGCCTAGCTACCCACAGAAGCAGCCACTTCCCCAGATGCCCCAGCAGCCTAGCTACCCACAGAAGCAGCCACTTCCCCAGATGCCCCAGCAGCCTAGCTATCCCCAGAAGCAGCCGCTTCCTCAGGTGCCCCAGCAGCCTAGCTATCCCCAGGCGCCTCAGCAGCCGCTTCCCCAGATGCCCCAGCAGCCTAGCTACCCACAGAAGCAACCCCCCCAGATGCCCCAGGCACCCCAGCAGCCTAGCTACCCACAGAAGCAACCACCCCAGATGCCTAGCTACCCACAGAAGCAACCACCCCAGATGCCTAGCTACCCACAGAAGCAACCACCCCAGATGCCTAGCTACCCACAGAAGCAACCACCCCAGATGCCTAGCTACCCACAGAAGCAACCACCCCAGATGCCTAGCTACCCACAGAAGCAGCTGCTTCCCCAGGTGCCCCAGCAGCCTAGCTACCCACAGAAGCAGCTGCTTCCCCAGATGCCCCAGCAGCCTAGCTATCCCCAGAAGCAGCCGCTTCCCCAGGCGCCTCAGCAGCCGCTTCCCCAGATGCCCCAGCAGCCTAGCTACCCACAGAAGCAGGCACCCCAGCAGCCTAGCTACCCACAGAAGCAACCACCCCAGATGCCTAGCTACCCACAGAAGCAACCACCCCAGATGCCTAGCTACCCACAGAAGCAACCACCCCAGATGCCTAGCTACCCACAGAAGCAGCTGCTTCCCCAG ATGCCCCAGCAGCCCAGCTACCCACAGAAGCGGCTTCCCCAGATGCCCCAGCAGCCCAGCTACCCACAGAAGCGGCTTCCCCAGATGCCCCAGCAGCCCAGCTACCCACAGAAGCGGCTTCCCCAGATGCCCCAGCAGCCTAGCTACCCCCAGCAGCCGCTTCCCCAGGCGCCCCAGCAGCCTAGCTACCCACAGAAGCAGCCGCTTCCCCAGGCGCCCCAGCAGCCCAGCTACCCACAGAAGCAGCCGCTTCCCCAGATGCCCCAGCAGCCCAGCTACCCACAGAAGCGGCTTCCCCAGATGCCCCAGCAGCCCAGCTACCCACAGAAGCGGCTTCCCCAGATGCCCCAGCAGCCTAGCTACCCCCAGCAGCCGCTTCCCCAGATGCCCCAGCAGCCTAGCTACCCACAGAAACGGCCCCAACTGCCGCTTCCCCAGGCGCCCCAGCAGCCCAGCTACCCCCAGAAGCAGCCGCCCCAGCAGCTCTACCAACCCAAGCTCTTCTACAAGCTGCCTAGATTGCAGGCACCCAAGCATTTCCGCTTTGCGCCCCAGCAGCCTAGATACCCACAGAAGCGCCTTCCCCAGGTGCCCCAGCAGCCTAGGTACCCACAGAAGCAGCCACCCCAGCAGCTGCCCTACCAGGCCCCAAG GTATTAA
- the LOC119008311 gene encoding sporozoite surface protein 2-like isoform X3, translating into MGFLSRVLLLSLLAVGRLQANASSAESADKFGQNEVPDVGYQPGSSSFNIGDPSSWSTGSLGGGSTSSATEVADSSGPLQPQVPSYQEPQMPQQPLPQMPQQPLPQMPQQPSYPQKQPLPQMPQQPSYPQKQPLPQMPQQPSYPQKQPLPQMPQQPSYPQKQPLPQVPQQPSYPQAPQQPLPQMPQQPSYPQKQPPQMPQAPQQPSYPQKQPPQMPSYPQKQPPQMPSYPQKQPPQMPSYPQKQPPQMPSYPQKQPPQMPSYPQKQLLPQVPQQPSYPQKQLLPQMPQQPSYPQKQPLPQAPQQPLPQMPQQPSYPQKQAPQQPSYPQKQPPQMPSYPQKQPPQMPSYPQKQPPQMPSYPQKQLLPQVPQQPSYPAKQPQLQAPQQPSYPQMPQQPSYPQMPQQPSYPQMPQQPSYPQMPQQPSYPQMPQQPSYPQMPQQPSYPQMPQQPSYPQMPQQPSYPQMPQQPSYPQKQPQLPLPQMPQQPSYPQKRLPQMPQQPSYPQKRLPQMPQQPSYPQKRLPQMPQQPSYPQQPLPQAPQQPSYPQKQPLPQAPQQPSYPQKQPLPQMPQQPSYPQKRLPQMPQQPSYPQKRLPQMPQQPSYPQQPLPQMPQQPSYPQKRPQLPLPQAPQQPSYPQKQPPQQLYQPKLFYKLPRLQAPKHFRFAPQQPRYPQKRLPQVPQQPRYPQKQPPQQLPYQAPRY; encoded by the exons ATGGGGTTTCTCTCAAG AGTGTTGCTGTTATCCTTACTAGCTGTTGGAAGATTACAAGCAAATG CTTCCAGTGCTGAATCTGCTGATAAGTTTGGACAGAATGAGGTGCCAGATGTAGGCTATCAACCAGGCTCAAGTAGCTTTAACATTGGCGATCCATCTTCATGGAGCACTGGATCACTTGGTGGTGGTTCAACCTCAAGTGCAACTGAG GTGGCAGACTCTAGTGGACCCCTTCAGCCTCAAGTGCCAAGTTACCAGGAGCCCCAGATGCCCCAGCAGCCACTTCCCCAGATGCCCCAGCAGCCACTTCCCCAGATGCCCCAGCAGCCTAGCTACCCACAGAAGCAGCCACTTCCCCAGATGCCCCAGCAGCCTAGCTACCCACAGAAGCAGCCACTTCCCCAGATGCCCCAGCAGCCTAGCTACCCACAGAAGCAGCCACTTCCCCAGATGCCCCAGCAGCCTAGCTATCCCCAGAAGCAGCCGCTTCCTCAGGTGCCCCAGCAGCCTAGCTATCCCCAGGCGCCTCAGCAGCCGCTTCCCCAGATGCCCCAGCAGCCTAGCTACCCACAGAAGCAACCCCCCCAGATGCCCCAGGCACCCCAGCAGCCTAGCTACCCACAGAAGCAACCACCCCAGATGCCTAGCTACCCACAGAAGCAACCACCCCAGATGCCTAGCTACCCACAGAAGCAACCACCCCAGATGCCTAGCTACCCACAGAAGCAACCACCCCAGATGCCTAGCTACCCACAGAAGCAACCACCCCAGATGCCTAGCTACCCACAGAAGCAGCTGCTTCCCCAGGTGCCCCAGCAGCCTAGCTACCCACAGAAGCAGCTGCTTCCCCAGATGCCCCAGCAGCCTAGCTATCCCCAGAAGCAGCCGCTTCCCCAGGCGCCTCAGCAGCCGCTTCCCCAGATGCCCCAGCAGCCTAGCTACCCACAGAAGCAGGCACCCCAGCAGCCTAGCTACCCACAGAAGCAACCACCCCAGATGCCTAGCTACCCACAGAAGCAACCACCCCAGATGCCTAGCTACCCACAGAAGCAACCACCCCAGATGCCTAGCTACCCACAGAAGCAGCTGCTTCCCCAGGTGCCCCAGCAGCCTAGCTACCCTGCCAAGCAGCCCCAACTGCAG GCGCCCCAGCAGCCTAGCTACCCCCAGATGCCCCAGCAGCCTAGCTACCCCCAGATGCCCCAGCAGCCTAGCTACCCCCAGATGCCCCAGCAGCCTAGCTACCCCCAGATGCCCCAGCAGCCTAGCTACCCCCAGATGCCCCAGCAGCCTAGCTACCCCCAGATGCCCCAGCAGCCTAGCTACCCCCAGATGCCCCAGCAGCCTAGCTACCCACAGATGCCTCAGCAGCCTAGCTACCCACAGATGCCTCAGCAGCCTAGCTACCCACAG AAGCAGCCCCAACTGCCGCTTCCCCAG ATGCCCCAGCAGCCCAGCTACCCACAGAAGCGGCTTCCCCAGATGCCCCAGCAGCCCAGCTACCCACAGAAGCGGCTTCCCCAGATGCCCCAGCAGCCCAGCTACCCACAGAAGCGGCTTCCCCAGATGCCCCAGCAGCCTAGCTACCCCCAGCAGCCGCTTCCCCAGGCGCCCCAGCAGCCTAGCTACCCACAGAAGCAGCCGCTTCCCCAGGCGCCCCAGCAGCCCAGCTACCCACAGAAGCAGCCGCTTCCCCAGATGCCCCAGCAGCCCAGCTACCCACAGAAGCGGCTTCCCCAGATGCCCCAGCAGCCCAGCTACCCACAGAAGCGGCTTCCCCAGATGCCCCAGCAGCCTAGCTACCCCCAGCAGCCGCTTCCCCAGATGCCCCAGCAGCCTAGCTACCCACAGAAACGGCCCCAACTGCCGCTTCCCCAGGCGCCCCAGCAGCCCAGCTACCCCCAGAAGCAGCCGCCCCAGCAGCTCTACCAACCCAAGCTCTTCTACAAGCTGCCTAGATTGCAGGCACCCAAGCATTTCCGCTTTGCGCCCCAGCAGCCTAGATACCCACAGAAGCGCCTTCCCCAGGTGCCCCAGCAGCCTAGGTACCCACAGAAGCAGCCACCCCAGCAGCTGCCCTACCAGGCCCCAAG GTATTAA
- the LOC119008311 gene encoding proline-rich extensin-like protein EPR1 isoform X2 → MGFLSRVLLLSLLAVGRLQANASSAESADKFGQNEVPDVGYQPGSSSFNIGDPSSWSTGSLGGGSTSSATEVADSSGPLQPQVPSYQEPQMPQQPLPQMPQQPLPQMPQQPSYPQKQPLPQMPQQPSYPQKQPLPQMPQQPSYPQKQPLPQMPQQPSYPQKQPLPQVPQQPSYPQAPQQPLPQMPQQPSYPQKQPPQMPQAPQQPSYPQKQPPQMPSYPQKQPPQMPSYPQKQPPQMPSYPQKQPPQMPSYPQKQPPQMPSYPQKQLLPQVPQQPSYPQKQLLPQMPQQPSYPQKQPLPQAPQQPLPQMPQQPSYPQKQAPQQPSYPQKQPPQMPSYPQKQPPQMPSYPQKQPPQMPSYPQKQLLPQAPQQPSYPQMPQQPSYPQMPQQPSYPQMPQQPSYPQMPQQPSYPQMPQQPSYPQMPQQPSYPQMPQQPSYPQMPQQPSYPQMPQQPSYPQMPQQPSYPQQPLPQMPQKQPQLPLPQMPQQPSYPQKRLPQMPQQPSYPQKRLPQMPQQPSYPQKRLPQMPQQPSYPQQPLPQAPQQPSYPQKQPLPQAPQQPSYPQKQPLPQMPQQPSYPQKRLPQMPQQPSYPQKRLPQMPQQPSYPQQPLPQMPQQPSYPQKRPQLPLPQAPQQPSYPQKQPPQQLYQPKLFYKLPRLQAPKHFRFAPQQPRYPQKRLPQVPQQPRYPQKQPPQQLPYQAPRY, encoded by the exons ATGGGGTTTCTCTCAAG AGTGTTGCTGTTATCCTTACTAGCTGTTGGAAGATTACAAGCAAATG CTTCCAGTGCTGAATCTGCTGATAAGTTTGGACAGAATGAGGTGCCAGATGTAGGCTATCAACCAGGCTCAAGTAGCTTTAACATTGGCGATCCATCTTCATGGAGCACTGGATCACTTGGTGGTGGTTCAACCTCAAGTGCAACTGAG GTGGCAGACTCTAGTGGACCCCTTCAGCCTCAAGTGCCAAGTTACCAGGAGCCCCAGATGCCCCAGCAGCCACTTCCCCAGATGCCCCAGCAGCCACTTCCCCAGATGCCCCAGCAGCCTAGCTACCCACAGAAGCAGCCACTTCCCCAGATGCCCCAGCAGCCTAGCTACCCACAGAAGCAGCCACTTCCCCAGATGCCCCAGCAGCCTAGCTACCCACAGAAGCAGCCACTTCCCCAGATGCCCCAGCAGCCTAGCTATCCCCAGAAGCAGCCGCTTCCTCAGGTGCCCCAGCAGCCTAGCTATCCCCAGGCGCCTCAGCAGCCGCTTCCCCAGATGCCCCAGCAGCCTAGCTACCCACAGAAGCAACCCCCCCAGATGCCCCAGGCACCCCAGCAGCCTAGCTACCCACAGAAGCAACCACCCCAGATGCCTAGCTACCCACAGAAGCAACCACCCCAGATGCCTAGCTACCCACAGAAGCAACCACCCCAGATGCCTAGCTACCCACAGAAGCAACCACCCCAGATGCCTAGCTACCCACAGAAGCAACCACCCCAGATGCCTAGCTACCCACAGAAGCAGCTGCTTCCCCAGGTGCCCCAGCAGCCTAGCTACCCACAGAAGCAGCTGCTTCCCCAGATGCCCCAGCAGCCTAGCTATCCCCAGAAGCAGCCGCTTCCCCAGGCGCCTCAGCAGCCGCTTCCCCAGATGCCCCAGCAGCCTAGCTACCCACAGAAGCAGGCACCCCAGCAGCCTAGCTACCCACAGAAGCAACCACCCCAGATGCCTAGCTACCCACAGAAGCAACCACCCCAGATGCCTAGCTACCCACAGAAGCAACCACCCCAGATGCCTAGCTACCCACAGAAGCAGCTGCTTCCCCAG GCGCCCCAGCAGCCTAGCTACCCCCAGATGCCCCAGCAGCCTAGCTACCCCCAGATGCCCCAGCAGCCTAGCTACCCCCAGATGCCCCAGCAGCCTAGCTACCCCCAGATGCCCCAGCAGCCTAGCTACCCCCAGATGCCCCAGCAGCCTAGCTACCCCCAGATGCCCCAGCAGCCTAGCTACCCCCAGATGCCCCAGCAGCCTAGCTACCCACAGATGCCTCAGCAGCCTAGCTACCCACAGATGCCTCAGCAGCCTAGCTACCCACAGATGCCTCAGCAGCCTAGCTACCCACAGCAGCCGCTTCCCCAGATGCCCCAGAAGCAGCCCCAACTGCCGCTTCCCCAG ATGCCCCAGCAGCCCAGCTACCCACAGAAGCGGCTTCCCCAGATGCCCCAGCAGCCCAGCTACCCACAGAAGCGGCTTCCCCAGATGCCCCAGCAGCCCAGCTACCCACAGAAGCGGCTTCCCCAGATGCCCCAGCAGCCTAGCTACCCCCAGCAGCCGCTTCCCCAGGCGCCCCAGCAGCCTAGCTACCCACAGAAGCAGCCGCTTCCCCAGGCGCCCCAGCAGCCCAGCTACCCACAGAAGCAGCCGCTTCCCCAGATGCCCCAGCAGCCCAGCTACCCACAGAAGCGGCTTCCCCAGATGCCCCAGCAGCCCAGCTACCCACAGAAGCGGCTTCCCCAGATGCCCCAGCAGCCTAGCTACCCCCAGCAGCCGCTTCCCCAGATGCCCCAGCAGCCTAGCTACCCACAGAAACGGCCCCAACTGCCGCTTCCCCAGGCGCCCCAGCAGCCCAGCTACCCCCAGAAGCAGCCGCCCCAGCAGCTCTACCAACCCAAGCTCTTCTACAAGCTGCCTAGATTGCAGGCACCCAAGCATTTCCGCTTTGCGCCCCAGCAGCCTAGATACCCACAGAAGCGCCTTCCCCAGGTGCCCCAGCAGCCTAGGTACCCACAGAAGCAGCCACCCCAGCAGCTGCCCTACCAGGCCCCAAG GTATTAA
- the LOC119008311 gene encoding basic salivary proline-rich protein 2-like isoform X4 — protein MGFLSRVLLLSLLAVGRLQANASSAESADKFGQNEVPDVGYQPGSSSFNIGDPSSWSTGSLGGGSTSSATEVADSSGPLQPQVPSYQEPQMPQQPLPQMPQQPLPQMPQQPSYPQKQPLPQMPQQPSYPQKQPLPQMPQQPSYPQKQPLPQMPQQPSYPQKQPLPQVPQQPSYPQAPQQPLPQMPQQPSYPQKQPPQMPQAPQQPSYPQKQPPQMPSYPQKQPPQMPSYPQKQPPQMPSYPQKQPPQMPSYPQKQPPQMPSYPQKQLLPQVPQQPSYPQKQLLPQMPQQPSYPQKQPLPQAPQQPLPQMPQQPSYPQKQAPQQPSYPQKQPPQMPSYPQKQPPQMPSYPQKQPPQMPSYPQKQLLPQMPQQPSYPQMPQQPSYPQMPQQPSYPQMPQQPSYPQMPQQPSYPQMPQQPSYPQMPQQPSYPQMPQQPSYPQMPQQPSYPQMPQQPSYPQQPLPQMPQKQPQLPLPQMPQQPSYPQKRLPQMPQQPSYPQKRLPQMPQQPSYPQKRLPQMPQQPSYPQQPLPQAPQQPSYPQKQPLPQAPQQPSYPQKQPLPQMPQQPSYPQKRLPQMPQQPSYPQKRLPQMPQQPSYPQQPLPQMPQQPSYPQKRPQLPLPQAPQQPSYPQKQPPQQLYQPKLFYKLPRLQAPKHFRFAPQQPRYPQKRLPQVPQQPRYPQKQPPQQLPYQAPRY, from the exons ATGGGGTTTCTCTCAAG AGTGTTGCTGTTATCCTTACTAGCTGTTGGAAGATTACAAGCAAATG CTTCCAGTGCTGAATCTGCTGATAAGTTTGGACAGAATGAGGTGCCAGATGTAGGCTATCAACCAGGCTCAAGTAGCTTTAACATTGGCGATCCATCTTCATGGAGCACTGGATCACTTGGTGGTGGTTCAACCTCAAGTGCAACTGAG GTGGCAGACTCTAGTGGACCCCTTCAGCCTCAAGTGCCAAGTTACCAGGAGCCCCAGATGCCCCAGCAGCCACTTCCCCAGATGCCCCAGCAGCCACTTCCCCAGATGCCCCAGCAGCCTAGCTACCCACAGAAGCAGCCACTTCCCCAGATGCCCCAGCAGCCTAGCTACCCACAGAAGCAGCCACTTCCCCAGATGCCCCAGCAGCCTAGCTACCCACAGAAGCAGCCACTTCCCCAGATGCCCCAGCAGCCTAGCTATCCCCAGAAGCAGCCGCTTCCTCAGGTGCCCCAGCAGCCTAGCTATCCCCAGGCGCCTCAGCAGCCGCTTCCCCAGATGCCCCAGCAGCCTAGCTACCCACAGAAGCAACCCCCCCAGATGCCCCAGGCACCCCAGCAGCCTAGCTACCCACAGAAGCAACCACCCCAGATGCCTAGCTACCCACAGAAGCAACCACCCCAGATGCCTAGCTACCCACAGAAGCAACCACCCCAGATGCCTAGCTACCCACAGAAGCAACCACCCCAGATGCCTAGCTACCCACAGAAGCAACCACCCCAGATGCCTAGCTACCCACAGAAGCAGCTGCTTCCCCAGGTGCCCCAGCAGCCTAGCTACCCACAGAAGCAGCTGCTTCCCCAGATGCCCCAGCAGCCTAGCTATCCCCAGAAGCAGCCGCTTCCCCAGGCGCCTCAGCAGCCGCTTCCCCAGATGCCCCAGCAGCCTAGCTACCCACAGAAGCAGGCACCCCAGCAGCCTAGCTACCCACAGAAGCAACCACCCCAGATGCCTAGCTACCCACAGAAGCAACCACCCCAGATGCCTAGCTACCCACAGAAGCAACCACCCCAGATGCCTAGCTACCCACAGAAGCAGCTGCTTCCCCAG ATGCCCCAGCAGCCTAGCTACCCCCAGATGCCCCAGCAGCCTAGCTACCCCCAGATGCCCCAGCAGCCTAGCTACCCCCAGATGCCCCAGCAGCCTAGCTACCCCCAGATGCCCCAGCAGCCTAGCTACCCCCAGATGCCCCAGCAGCCTAGCTACCCCCAGATGCCCCAGCAGCCTAGCTACCCACAGATGCCTCAGCAGCCTAGCTACCCACAGATGCCTCAGCAGCCTAGCTACCCACAGATGCCTCAGCAGCCTAGCTACCCACAGCAGCCGCTTCCCCAGATGCCCCAGAAGCAGCCCCAACTGCCGCTTCCCCAG ATGCCCCAGCAGCCCAGCTACCCACAGAAGCGGCTTCCCCAGATGCCCCAGCAGCCCAGCTACCCACAGAAGCGGCTTCCCCAGATGCCCCAGCAGCCCAGCTACCCACAGAAGCGGCTTCCCCAGATGCCCCAGCAGCCTAGCTACCCCCAGCAGCCGCTTCCCCAGGCGCCCCAGCAGCCTAGCTACCCACAGAAGCAGCCGCTTCCCCAGGCGCCCCAGCAGCCCAGCTACCCACAGAAGCAGCCGCTTCCCCAGATGCCCCAGCAGCCCAGCTACCCACAGAAGCGGCTTCCCCAGATGCCCCAGCAGCCCAGCTACCCACAGAAGCGGCTTCCCCAGATGCCCCAGCAGCCTAGCTACCCCCAGCAGCCGCTTCCCCAGATGCCCCAGCAGCCTAGCTACCCACAGAAACGGCCCCAACTGCCGCTTCCCCAGGCGCCCCAGCAGCCCAGCTACCCCCAGAAGCAGCCGCCCCAGCAGCTCTACCAACCCAAGCTCTTCTACAAGCTGCCTAGATTGCAGGCACCCAAGCATTTCCGCTTTGCGCCCCAGCAGCCTAGATACCCACAGAAGCGCCTTCCCCAGGTGCCCCAGCAGCCTAGGTACCCACAGAAGCAGCCACCCCAGCAGCTGCCCTACCAGGCCCCAAG GTATTAA